TCCTGGGGCCTCTCAGTGCTTCTACCAGCCACATCAACAGATTGGGCATGGTTGGAGCCGCTGCAGGCCTAGAGAAGCTGGAGAAGCCTGGCTACCAGGTGCAGCCATCATCCATGCTTGCTTTGTCTAAGACTAAATGGGCCCTGCTCTTATCATATTTGATGTACCGTGATGTGTTTCTCACCTTCAGAATGGGATCAGCGCCTCAGACAGCGGCCGGTCCTCCTCAGGAAAGAGCTCTTCGTCCTATCAGAGGCTGAGCCACCTGAGTGACGCTCCAGCACCTCTACGCCCCTCTCCCTCCTCGGATGACATCATCCAGGACCTCGAGGATCGCTTGTGGGAGAAAGAGCAAGAGGTCAGAGCCCGCTCAAAAATATCTGACACATGTTAGCATTTAAAGGGCCATTTCACCTCAGACATGagtttgttttgatttacaATCTCAGATTTCTTTTCCAAAAGGGCTACCACACCAGTACATTTGAGATTAATGACATTTGAATTTTTGTACACAGAACATTGTAATTAAAAACATAGAGAAAAGACGTGAGATCATTCCTTTGCTTTAATCAAATGTGACTTAGGTTGGCCCATTGTATTTGGATGAAACTAAACTGTATCATTCCCAAActgttaataattattattattattatttacccTATAAATAATGTGATATAATTGATGCAACAATGTGAACATGGCCACATAGGTGAAAATTGTAAAGATTAAGATTTGGATTTGCTTTAAACACCTGAGAATTAAATCTGTCACATTTTACAAATACTACATTCCTCACACATAAAGTTTACTGCCTTCCTACAGTCTGATAGAGTTTCCACTTCCATATGCTGCTTTCCTTTCATCAGGTGCAGCATATGCGCAGAAACCTGGACCAAAGTGAGGCAGCGATCATTCAGGTGTTTGAGGAGAAGCAACGTGTCTGGGAGCGACAGATGGATGAGCTGAGACAAAACTATGCCTCACGTCTGCAGCAGGTGACTTCATTGCAAACTTTCATGCAAAATAATGTTAAGGTGCATttgcactttgttttctttactcCAAACGAAAATGATGGAAAGTTTATTAAAGAAATTCTCTGTCAGATTAGTAAGACTACAGAAATTGCATTATATGAAAATGTATTAGGATAGGTTCAAGTGATGGTTATAAAAGAATTTCTATTACAGTTTAAAAACCTTTAGAAAAGCTACATGTGAAGTAGATGTAAGCTTTTAAATGGTTAATATGGCACtcaagaaataagaaaatatagCTAAAATCCAGTATAttataaaaagcatttaaacactatACATGTTCTAAACTTTCATAGCTTAATGTATCAGCGTATGTTATTAACTTGTCTAATCATACACTGGTCTTCCAAGTGTAGATATGTTCAAAGCTTGCATTTTCATCTGCAGGTTACCCGTCGTGCTCAGCGTTCCCAGACTGCCCTGCAGGCCCAGATAACCCGTCTGTCCCAGGACAAAAGGAGGCTCCAGGAGGAGATGGCGGCTCTGTTGGCCCAGAGAGAGGAGCTGGAGAGAAAATGTTTGGATTACAGGAAGGAGCAGGCTGACATCTTGCCTCGTCTGGAGGAGACCAAATGGGAGGTGAGATGCGAGGACATGTCGAGATGTTGGGATTGATGAGTACTCAGAATATGTGctgtgtaattttaaaagtgGTCAAACAGGTTGtgattctttatttaaaaaataagactTTTTTCTGAAGGAAAAGCACATGTTGACGCCttgtgtttgattttaaaaGAGGGATTATTGCTTATTCTGTGAAAATCTACTTAAGTGATCTACATAGAATATTGACttatcaaattattatttttaaactactGGGTGAGGTGATAAGAAAGAAAACTGTCGCCAAATATGTTCAAAGTATGAAGGTCACAAATATTTTGTCcccaaactgaaatgaaaaatggtTCAACCTGTTGCAAAAGAACCAAGGAAACCTTCATATAATAGTAACTGAGCACCAAGATAAAGGCATATCGCAGCCtgaatacaacatttttatcaGTGAAAGTTTACCAAAAGGCATTTTGACCAGTCTCAATAATTTAAAAGGAATACCTTTTGGACAGCTAAGACAAATTAAGGTCCTTGGATTAAGTCACATTAGCTGTAAAAGTCCCCACTATGCTGATTTATAAGTTGTGTGATGAGGTGTCTTGATGAACACGAAATCAGAGTTGTCAATCACAGATCATGGCTTCATCAAACAGTGCTGCTCTCCAGAGACCTGGTATGAGTCTTGATCTTTATGGAAAACAGTGTAAAGTTACAGTTTGGAGAAGGTACAGCTGAACTTCAGAGCAGTTTTCTCAGACAGTCAAACCATCAGATAGTAAGTATGGAACGCCCATTAAGTGCCACAGAAAGCATTTGATTGGACAGTTAATCTCAAAAGGGTGCAGTACACTCTGTTAGGTTAAAGGTTTCAGTATTTTTGGCGATGCTATTTTGCAATGCAAGTGCTGATGCAGaggtgttttaagttctgtttatatttgtttgtcGGTTAGCAGGACTACATCAAAAACCAAAAGTCATTAAAGTTAGAAAATTGGACCACAGCACTTTCTTGTATTagttcaaataaatgtttacacAGAAAATCAAATGCGGgacgtctttttcttttttttaattgaagttTTGCATGTATGCAATCTGTCAAAATACCTCTCACTGTCTAACCTTCCTGTGGCAGGTGTGCCAGAAAGCAGGAGAGATCTCCTTGCTGAAGCAGCAGCTGAGGGAAAGTCAGGCTGAAGTGACCCAGCGAGCTGGAGAgatggtggccctgagaggccagcTAAAGGAGCTCAATGCCCAGCTGAGGGAACGGGAGGAGGTCATGCTGGGCCTGAAGGACTCCTACAGCAGCAAGAGTGTGGAGCTGGAGAAGTGTGAGGGAGAGCTGAGGAGGACTCTGTCTGAGGTAGGTTTTCAGTCACACCTGAGGACTAAACAATAACGATTACAAATAACAGAAAGCAAAATCATATGAATACTttatattagattagattagatgaaactttattaatccctcgggtgggttcctccaggaaattcagtttccagtagcacagcaccgacagaagttgcatgttacagatacaataaggggaatgagagtaaggatataagcataaatataccatatatacatatataaatacagaatatataatatGGATAAATAGGATTGCACATTTGAGTGAATATATTGCACAGTGATTAttgcaaatggtaaatggcctgtatttgtatagcgctttacttagtccctacggaccccaaagtgctttacactacattcagtcatccacccattcacacacacattcacacactggtgatggcaagctacattacCATCAAGtcgaatataagaaaaaaatattgcaaatattgcaCAGTGTAAAAAAACACTACAGCTGAGATGTTCCTGCCCTCCTTTGTCCCCCTGTTACCCCTCCagtgaggagttaaacagtctgactgTGTGACAAAGGATTTTTTAAGTCTGTTGCTTTTTGACTTTctggagaagcaacctgtcgcTGAATAGGCTCCTCTGATTGTTTAcgaccgtgtgcagaggatgcccagcattgtccataatgtccagcagtttctttaatgtccttttctctgccactgtcaccagagtatataaacatataaatcaATCATTCATTAATatattacataaaaaataatagtAGCTGATTAAACTGAATTGGTCTCATAAAATATGCCATAGCTTCCCCTGTATAAAAAATTCAGCACAGTCATATTTAATATATTAGTTGCAATATGTTCGTAAGGGTTTGTAATTGAATTAATGAGTCCAACACTGGTTCAGTGTACCTGCTGAAGCTCTGACACCAAACAGCACAGATGGATATTCAGAATTTTATGCACATAAATGTAATCAAGATTCAAGATTACTGAATCAAGATTCACTTAATCTCAGACAAGATATCAAACTACAGATGAAAGTTCGTCTATGCGGCTAAATATATTTACAAGATAAATTTAAGTGTTCATTTTAATTAATATGTATTGCAttctctatataaatataaacatatatataaacaatAAGCAAAATGTCATAATTAGATCATTATCCAGGCCTTTGATAACATACTTCCCATTCTTTACATTTACTGCCATCATTATGTGATGCCAGCATGAGCTTTCTATGttactgtaaaataataataaaacattatcTCATGACCCGTGGCCCACTTGTTTGGTGCAGGTTGAAAATTAAGACAATCGAAACAATCGAAGCCCAGATTTTGCATTTGGTGGAGACAGCTGGCTGCTTCAGGGTCCACAAAAAGTGCAACACGGTGCCGCTCGCACTCCGAAGCAGTCGGGAAACAATTTACAACAAGTGAGATTGCCGGATTGGGATGTTTACCACCAAATCTAGATTGTTGTGTGTTTAATCCTCAAAATCCTTTGGAGGGATTTCAAAAACTTGGCAAGGAGACTAGGACAAATTGGGGATTGGGCAACATTATATATAACAGctgcaacatttttttccttttgtgctGAATGAGCTCGTAATCAGCTTACACACATAGAGTAAAATGTCTGTGTACCTTGGTTATTTTTTAGTTAAGGAGgcgtgtttacatttttttgaaataaaacatatacaTGTGTCCTATGCTAAAGCACACATAGATTGAGTTCAAATAAGGTTTCCTATAATAGCTGTTACCTTTTCCTTTCTGCAGGTAACCATCCTTAGAGAGAAGCTGGGTGTATTTGAAGCGGAGGTGCTAAGTTTAAAACGGGCTCTGAGTGAAGTGAGCAGAGGGGCAGAAGTTGTTGTGAGCCCTAACTTGGCTGCTGCAGGGCTGCTGCCTCCATGGGGAGGTGTCCACTGCCCACGAAACCCAAATGAGCCCTCAACAAACTCCCTCACCCCCACGTCTGACACCCTGCTAAGCCTTCAGAGTGATGAAGCCAAAGCCCAAAGGCAGGAAGCTCAGAGACAAGAGAGGCAACAACGCGAAGAAGCTCAGTGGCGTGACGTGCAGCAACGGCAAGACCCGCACGTTCCGCAGGACCTTCAGATGCGTCAGGATGCCCAAATCCGACCAGAGGCCCAACTCCGCCAGGAGGCACAGCTGCGCCAAGAGGCTCACCTGCGTCATGAAGCCCAGATCCGTCAAGAGGTCCAACTACGCCAAGAAGCGCAGCTGCGTCAAGAAGCACAGCTCCGTCAGGAGGCCCAACTTCGTCATGAGGCTCAAATGCGTCAAGAGGCCCAGCTACGTCACGAGTCCCAACTCTGCCAGGATGGTCACCAGCCACAGAGGGTCCAGGAGGGTCACTGGGATGAAGCGGGGGAGCTGCGTAGGCAGCTAGAGCAGTTGCAGGCTGCATTACGGCTGGAGCGACAGCAACGGGAACGTCAGGCCCTCAACTTCGACCAGGAGCGCCACACCTGGCAGGACGAGAAGGAGCGGGTTTTGAAATACCAGGCACAGCTGCAGCTCAGCTATGTGGAAACACTGCAGAAGAACCAGGCCTTGGAAAAACGTATGAGCCAGCTGGGAGCTAAACAAaccacaaccaccaccaccaccactgttACCACTATCACAACTACTTCCCCCACCTCCTCTAATTCTCCACCTCCGCCTCCACCAGCTCTCTCATCTCTGTCTCCTCAGCCTCTGCCGTCTCTCTCTGGCCCTATCGCCCTCACCCTCTCTCCACCTTGTGAAGACCAAAAGGGCCCTCCTTCCCTCCACCAGCTTGCGCCTCCCTGGGCAGGACCCTCACGCCTGGAGAGGATCGAGTCAACTGAGATATAGAGACACCTCCATGGAGGAAATTCTCCATTTCGCACCATTCACAGTGACCAAGGCCTCTCACACAAAGCCACTTCAGCATACAGTAGAAAAACAATTCAGTCTACAATAGAATAAACCAGTACAGTCTGACATACTTTTCAAAGCAACCATAGACACAAAGCAGCAACAGGAGCCGACTGTTAAAATGCAACAAGAACAAAGtcatctcaacaggatcttaaCAACACGAATCATTATCGATGATATTTTCAAGCTCCTAAGCAGCCTTTCTATCACTAGTTGCTAATTGCAGCATCCAACATAATCAGTGTTCATGAAAAGTGTGCCACGCTAACGGATGgcagcaaaacaaaatattaaatgacGGTGTTTAGATTACAGCGCTAAAACACGAGTCATTTAATGCCAATGCTAGAAAAGGACCAAGACAATCAGGGATATTGTCAGAAACGATCAACAGGAATATAATGTGGTATTTATTCATTGTAAGTCTGTGTCACTGGTTATGTAAAAGTAGAATTAGTGGTCAGAGTGTGTGATGTTAACATTTTTGGCCAGAGAGCGCCTTACTCCAGTCTTTCCAGCATGTGTATGCTGGGAACAGTtagtggtggggggggggggggaatcaagTGTGATGATTTCAGCGCTTTAATCGCGACATTAATTATCAGCAAACCAGTCAAACAGAAGTGTGGCTggactatttaatttgtaatccCAGCAGTTAGTAACGTCAGCGGTCTCGCAGactgattcagtttatttcaagTCATTTCATGCACAGGGTCCAACACACATGGCCCATTTAAACACATTATTAAGACCAACAGAGTTTATATTTTCTACAAATTGAATTTAAATAGATATGTTTAGCAGATAATCAGCCCCAAATGCAGGCAGAACAGGTTTCAGGACACAGGAGAACGTGGTTCACCTTCACTCCAGTATTCCTGCGGTGACTAACAATAAACACCAGGGGTCACTGGAGAGCTTTCACCGCTCCGCTAGCAGATGATGTGAATGGAAGCacacaatttgaatttggttATTATGATAATTGTGTCATTCACAGCCAAGACATCTGTCAAAGCAGTACTTATCCCCAAAGTTAAAATTTTTATAGAATGTATGATAATCTAGAAAGAAATACTTATAATAGTTATAGATTGTACATTTTTGTGTACGAGAGAAAGCGAGAGCGTGTGCGAGcgagtgcgtgcatgtgtgtaaacATATGAAAGGCTTCAGCTTATGAGATTGAGGATAGAGGGACTAGTGGCAATAGAGCAAGTGAAGATATAATATAAGCAAAGGGGGATTTTCTCTACAGTAACATGTACATCAAAGCTTGTGAGACTTACATTTCAAACTGAGGAGGTGTGTTTATGCTGGAAAGTCTTACTTTCTTCTGTATATTTCGTTTCGATAAAGCAGGGGATaaggaagtgaaaaaaaatcagacgaGTGGAGAGTCTGCCCCTTTAAAGGGAGAATTCAGGCTAACTGCACTATGTAGTTTCCTACACACAAGTTATGATGTACAGTAGACTCAGATGTGAATATCATGGCTTTTATATGTGTTGTTATGCCAGCATACAAAGATGTTGCTCAAGAATATTAACTTATCTCTAAGGTATTATATAGTATTATCAtctttattactgttattatattATGGTGaactgacagagaaaaaaaatatgtgccATTTGAGCTTTCCTTtatgtggtttttgtttttgtttgttttttaactgtgtAGATAGCCTATCGGCCTACCATGATGGTGCAATCATAGCAACCCTGTCCAAAAATGATGTTCCTTTTTGATGTAGGTGATAAATGTAGTTACAGTATTGCATTGTTTAGAGAACAAAATGCCACCGattttatacatatttccaATTTATTGTTTGCATTTATGTTACTAGTACTGCTCTGGCTTGATTCAAACCCACCTCTTTGTTAAATTCAGCAGAACTAATAAAGATATGTGAATAATTCAACCCTTTTAGTTCTTCAGTTGTTCTTATGTTTAAGACTAAACATTTGACTCTGGAAATCAAGTTTGAAAAATCTGaccaaaagaaatatttttatataatgatataatgatatatgaaataattattattacgcTCTGAGTTAGCACCTCAGAGCAAAAAGGCTGCGtgtttaaattcaaatttatcAGGATAAATTTGTATGTGCTCTCTGTCCCTCATTCTGGGTACCCCTGTTTACATCACCATCCACATATATGTATgttctaaattggccataggtgtgGATGTGAACATAAGCTAGTGTCTGTCTCGCGCCCCAAAGAAAGCTGCTGTCGAGACAGATGATGGGTGGATGGAAGTTGTTACATTGTCTCTTAAAGCAGTGGTTTCCCATTCATTCCCCTCAGATTATTTACAAAGTAGAAGGAGatcaaaaaaaatatcagtcattttttttctttatacttCTAAAAACCTCTAAAAAGCATTCAACTTACCGGCCACTTTGTCAGACACACCTGCAATTTAGGCATGCAGGTGCATCCTGAAGATTAAACTGTCCATCAGAATAgggaagaaaggtgactgaagttTGTTGTTTGTAGTAGTCGATCTGGTCTGCCTCCTGCAAAACCTGCTGGGCAACTGCGATTTGCCCACACAAACATCTCTAcggtttacagaaaatggtctGTAAATCAACCATTCTAAGTAGAAATGCCTTGTGccaaaggtcagaggagaatggccagactgtcTGAAGATAAGAGGAAGGAAACAGCAACTCCAATAactacttgttacaaccaaggtatacaGAAAAGCATGTCTGAATGCACAATTATCCTTGAAGCAGGTGgagtacagcagcagaagaccacaagtATAACTCATGTGAGCTAAGACTCACCAAAATTCAGTGACAAAAGATTGTAAACTGTTGCCTGGTCAGAtgagtctcagtttctgctgtgaATTGTAGATGGTAGAGTCTAGATTTTGTAAACAAGCTAAACATTCTGCCTTGTATCAAATGTTGAGCATTGTTGCAGAttgtgtccatccctttatcacCACAATGTACCCATTTTCTGATAgctgctttcagcaggataacttCACAAAGCACATCTCATGTCAaattggtttcttgaacatgacaatgagttccctgtactcaaatggcctcagCAGTCACCAGATGTCAATCCACCTTTGGaatgtggtggaatgggagattcACACCAAAGCTGTGGTTCCTGCAGTAATTGCATGATGCCATCATATCATTATGgtccaaaatctctgaggaatgtttccagcaccttgttgaagcTATACTTTGAAGAATTTctgcagttctgaaggcaaaagggggtcCAACCCAATGTTagcaaagtgtacctaataataTGGCCAGTTAGTATACATTATAGTAAGGCAGTGCATTAATTCGCAGGcttattttttgtatgtaagATCTAAATCTGCAACATAAAGCAGACAGCAACTGTCACAGTATATAGAAGCACAATGTGAATGTGCTTAAGTAAAAGCAACTAAGTAATAGAGCCAGTACCCTAAGCTTATAACGTAGAATGTAGATACTATAAGGTGTGAAATTAAATTATGGAAAGGTATAATagtgagcaaaaaaaataacaacccTCAAACAAAAGAAGTCTGGGTTCATCCCTCTGAACATTATGTATCCAATTGAAATATCCTTGAAATGAAGTAGGCTGCAGCTTTTACAGATGAGCAACTCTGCTGACCTTCATATAGAGGATGCAATATGTGAAAGGGACAAGATGGACACAGAGCACTTTTAGATGGAAAATGCAGAGGCCTTGCCATTATTATTTCATGgatataaggtaaaaaaaaaaataattaattacaacATCTCACCATTagcagaatagaatagaatagccctttactgtcattgtacatgtacaacaaaattatggATCAGAGGTCCATACTCAGTTATTGACATTTGTATGTAGagttttctaatattttaggtttaaatatagaaaaataagTATCTATGTTATCTATGAttacatttgcataattttcAAATACTGGAATCTCAGGATCgaaaaaaaatcttctcttTGAAATCTACTTTTAACACACTGGAGTCAAAGGTTTTTCACAGAATATTTTGAATGTCTGTTCATGACCCAACAAATCAGGGAGCACTGTtattaaactgaaaactacCATTTTCCATCTatttttaaggggaaaaaaattaatttaatcagGACATAAATTATACAAAATAAAGTGTAAATAACACTGGAAGGTTAAATGTATTGTGCCACTGATGTGGATCATTTTTTGCCATGAGGAGAAAAAAGTCACTATGACAAATGACCTTTAAAAATGTACTGGGAAGTTCCACTGATTCTTTACTGGCAGAAAGGTAtagcaaaacaacaaacttaACTGTGGCAgtgttttgaatgttttctaCCTGCGTAGGATGTAGTTAGTAACACCTCGAGTAGTTAGTACATTGGATGGATAGCCTGATAGAAGAGTTCGTGgttggcaaaaaaaacaaaaaaagaaaacaacctcaAACTCAAAAAGAGtgcataaaaaattaaaaagattgTAATTGTCTGTAGTGGCTTCTTTAAGTACAAACTATGGCAAGAAACACATAAGTATTAATGAACAGGCAGCTAAATCCACTCAAAATCTGCTTACTAATAATGTACTTTGTTGACGAAATTTGAAGTATGTCCCTTACAGCGTGCTGTAGCTCAGCCGGCTAAGCTATGTAGCTGTTTTGTGGCTAATAACAGATCGCTGCTAGTAGCTTTTTTCCTAATGATTAGACACGCAAAATAAAGACTCAAAGCGGGAAAGTGTCAGCAACCAAGCAAAGTGAGTTAATTTTCATTGGTTTAGTTTGCTGTGGAAATGTTAACACTGTCAGTCTCACCCAAGTTTAAATATTAGCTCATTGTTAGCTGTTGGTTAGAATACAGCTGAATTCATAACAGATTTTACATGTAACCAAGTAGTTTTCAGTTACATGTAAAATCTATTTTACAAGTCTATTCTAACCAAAAGCTGCAGCGATACGTTTGACAGTGTCCCTGA
This genomic stretch from Astatotilapia calliptera chromosome 12, fAstCal1.2, whole genome shotgun sequence harbors:
- the lzts3b gene encoding leucine zipper putative tumor suppressor 3 isoform X1, which translates into the protein MEREREREMQAAGLDVCGNIVGRGASEKSSVGMSQHQHREMAAVRADSENNPAGHNHNPPNHNPPKIMPVSGKLEQAMQNNSGLVRPSAFKPVVPKSFHSMQNLVGQAGGAGNEGKHEGRSEGFSEGRVGRRGRDGGGGESGEVPEALLLDQDSPVRVSRSDGGGTGNEVVQGGMSDSGRNSLTSLPTYTGSGSGCGPPAVLGPLSASTSHINRLGMVGAAAGLEKLEKPGYQNGISASDSGRSSSGKSSSSYQRLSHLSDAPAPLRPSPSSDDIIQDLEDRLWEKEQEVQHMRRNLDQSEAAIIQVFEEKQRVWERQMDELRQNYASRLQQVTRRAQRSQTALQAQITRLSQDKRRLQEEMAALLAQREELERKCLDYRKEQADILPRLEETKWEVCQKAGEISLLKQQLRESQAEVTQRAGEMVALRGQLKELNAQLREREEVMLGLKDSYSSKSVELEKCEGELRRTLSEVTILREKLGVFEAEVLSLKRALSEVSRGAEVVVSPNLAAAGLLPPWGGVHCPRNPNEPSTNSLTPTSDTLLSLQSDEAKAQRQEAQRQERQQREEAQWRDVQQRQDPHVPQDLQMRQDAQIRPEAQLRQEAQLRQEAHLRHEAQIRQEVQLRQEAQLRQEAQLRQEAQLRHEAQMRQEAQLRHESQLCQDGHQPQRVQEGHWDEAGELRRQLEQLQAALRLERQQRERQALNFDQERHTWQDEKERVLKYQAQLQLSYVETLQKNQALEKRMSQLGAKQTTTTTTTTVTTITTTSPTSSNSPPPPPPALSSLSPQPLPSLSGPIALTLSPPCEDQKGPPSLHQLAPPWAGPSRLERIESTEI
- the lzts3b gene encoding leucine zipper putative tumor suppressor 1 isoform X2 translates to MEREREREMQAAGLDVCGNIVGRGASEKSSVGMSQHQHREMAAVRADSENNPAGHNHNPPNHNPPKIMPVSGKLEQAMQNNSGLVRPSAFKPVVPKSFHSMQNLNGISASDSGRSSSGKSSSSYQRLSHLSDAPAPLRPSPSSDDIIQDLEDRLWEKEQEVQHMRRNLDQSEAAIIQVFEEKQRVWERQMDELRQNYASRLQQVTRRAQRSQTALQAQITRLSQDKRRLQEEMAALLAQREELERKCLDYRKEQADILPRLEETKWEVCQKAGEISLLKQQLRESQAEVTQRAGEMVALRGQLKELNAQLREREEVMLGLKDSYSSKSVELEKCEGELRRTLSEVTILREKLGVFEAEVLSLKRALSEVSRGAEVVVSPNLAAAGLLPPWGGVHCPRNPNEPSTNSLTPTSDTLLSLQSDEAKAQRQEAQRQERQQREEAQWRDVQQRQDPHVPQDLQMRQDAQIRPEAQLRQEAQLRQEAHLRHEAQIRQEVQLRQEAQLRQEAQLRQEAQLRHEAQMRQEAQLRHESQLCQDGHQPQRVQEGHWDEAGELRRQLEQLQAALRLERQQRERQALNFDQERHTWQDEKERVLKYQAQLQLSYVETLQKNQALEKRMSQLGAKQTTTTTTTTVTTITTTSPTSSNSPPPPPPALSSLSPQPLPSLSGPIALTLSPPCEDQKGPPSLHQLAPPWAGPSRLERIESTEI